A region of Streptomyces paludis DNA encodes the following proteins:
- a CDS encoding transcriptional regulator: MLATPSGIPACPDTGRQRRLAVQLADMIPGAATIRVSLTDPQQTWPHLHAVVKDETGKTMELGRTSARVAARWILRVWPEADWTRPHTFHLADATLTRSDLVAAGRGR, from the coding sequence ATGCTCGCCACGCCGAGCGGAATTCCGGCCTGCCCGGACACCGGCCGCCAGCGCCGCCTCGCCGTCCAGCTCGCCGACATGATCCCGGGCGCGGCCACCATCCGGGTCAGCCTCACCGACCCGCAGCAGACGTGGCCCCACCTGCACGCCGTCGTCAAGGACGAGACCGGGAAGACGATGGAGTTGGGCCGCACCAGCGCCAGGGTCGCGGCCCGCTGGATCCTCCGGGTCTGGCCGGAGGCGGACTGGACGCGACCGCACACCTTCCACCTCGCCGACGCCACCCTCACCCGCAGCGACTTGGTCGCCGCCGGTCGGGGCCGCTGA
- a CDS encoding helix-turn-helix domain-containing protein: MPPRQIDGSRVRAVRRGKDLHQRELAVMVGVSAPTVARWENGQDFPKGEKLPAIAAALGQRLDVLFPHEGPPDLQLLRCDAGLSVAEAAAVIGTSRVPVSNAESGRRRLSDAYVQPLARAYGVTEDELLAAQDCSFGLRPRASRSEQEATPRTLGEKINFLLRYGYGAQASPSEREIARLVNAHAGVAAVTAEDIAVLRAGDTTEVSDIVRAGLAHALQVDVAILGDDAELNPAARQLLEAIRFIGSIDRGQILGLAARGNDEGLSVEMMASMNKVVGELKHKLPEVQDEE; this comes from the coding sequence ATGCCCCCACGTCAGATCGACGGCAGTCGCGTGCGTGCTGTCAGACGGGGCAAGGATCTCCATCAGAGAGAGCTGGCCGTGATGGTGGGCGTCAGCGCCCCCACCGTCGCGCGATGGGAGAACGGCCAGGACTTTCCCAAGGGCGAGAAGCTGCCCGCGATTGCGGCGGCCCTCGGTCAGCGGCTCGATGTTCTGTTCCCCCATGAGGGTCCACCGGACCTCCAGCTCTTGAGGTGCGATGCCGGCCTCAGCGTGGCGGAGGCCGCTGCGGTCATCGGCACGAGCCGCGTGCCAGTGAGCAACGCCGAGTCCGGTCGGCGAAGGCTTAGCGACGCCTACGTGCAACCGCTCGCGCGGGCGTACGGGGTGACCGAGGATGAGTTGCTGGCTGCCCAGGACTGCTCGTTCGGGCTCCGCCCCAGGGCCTCGCGTAGCGAGCAAGAAGCCACACCCCGCACGCTCGGGGAGAAGATCAACTTTCTCCTGCGGTACGGGTACGGAGCCCAGGCGTCTCCCTCTGAGAGGGAGATCGCACGGCTCGTCAATGCTCACGCGGGCGTGGCAGCCGTCACCGCCGAGGACATCGCGGTCCTTCGCGCCGGTGACACAACCGAGGTGTCCGACATAGTGCGTGCCGGCCTGGCCCACGCGCTTCAGGTCGACGTCGCCATCCTCGGGGACGACGCCGAACTCAATCCTGCAGCCCGCCAGCTTCTGGAGGCGATCCGTTTCATCGGCTCGATTGACCGAGGGCAGATCCTCGGCCTTGCTGCCCGCGGCAACGACGAGGGCCTGTCCGTCGAGATGATGGCCAGCATGAACAAGGTCGTCGGAGAACTGAAGCACAAGCTGCCAGAGGTGCAGGACGAGGAGTAA
- a CDS encoding site-specific integrase — MNVRCHVTAADNFLTRLAAEGLTLGTCTQGDLERWITDPAFTYRDETGHFVRWSVQHRHAHGLTHGTVRWTGPQSTIDSEKRWADARRLLNDDTLPTGDRVAGLLLVLYAQKIAAISQLTVDDVDITGETVAISLGTSPVILPMPLAALVRELVATRRGKAKIGTPDDVPWLFPGGQPGRPLSDSQIGLRLHKIGIRPQQDCSTALFTLAADVSQRAANRP, encoded by the coding sequence ATGAACGTGCGCTGCCACGTCACCGCAGCCGACAACTTCCTCACCCGGCTCGCCGCCGAAGGACTCACCCTGGGCACCTGCACGCAAGGCGACCTCGAACGCTGGATAACCGACCCCGCCTTCACCTACCGCGACGAGACCGGCCACTTCGTCCGCTGGTCCGTACAGCACCGCCATGCCCACGGCCTCACCCACGGCACCGTCCGCTGGACCGGCCCGCAGAGCACCATCGACAGCGAGAAACGCTGGGCCGACGCCCGCCGCCTCCTCAACGACGACACACTGCCCACCGGGGATCGCGTCGCCGGACTGCTGCTGGTCCTCTACGCACAGAAGATCGCCGCCATCAGCCAACTCACCGTCGACGATGTCGACATCACCGGCGAGACCGTTGCGATCTCCTTGGGAACCTCACCCGTCATCCTCCCGATGCCGCTGGCCGCCCTGGTCCGCGAGCTCGTCGCGACCCGACGTGGCAAGGCCAAGATCGGCACCCCAGACGACGTCCCCTGGCTCTTCCCCGGCGGACAGCCCGGCCGTCCCCTCAGCGACAGCCAGATCGGCCTGCGGCTGCACAAAATCGGCATCCGGCCCCAACAAGACTGCTCCACGGCCCTGTTCACCCTCGCCGCCGACGTCAGCCAGCGCGCCGCCAACCGCCCGTGA
- a CDS encoding DUF3626 domain-containing protein — protein MNADTAPSPQEQAIRHVASLSSGGPVDPALRVTLNFHPDRTVRDRPILLALAEDGVYHSQFVTGASNGGLTAHPGGDRWRWESRIFGGAYDHAPAHERPVYGALNFRRKPLGGAPRFGSAHFRLTDEALSRATFCYPDSFFEPSAFGVAASMSLMELAEVDSQDALDDYIEAQVHGSLVLNHDVEALVLDPSYRGTVVEAAARDLPCPLEWHPGLRLAVEELVRHPDYRGQEYVDLGTEIAVDGYLDPRIIGDAARTGLHDQQALKKVWHCLARFGESEERNA, from the coding sequence GTGAACGCTGATACAGCCCCGTCTCCGCAGGAACAGGCAATCCGTCATGTTGCATCGCTGTCGTCCGGGGGCCCGGTCGACCCTGCGCTGCGAGTGACTCTGAACTTTCACCCGGATCGCACGGTGCGCGACCGGCCGATCCTGCTCGCGTTGGCCGAGGACGGCGTCTATCATTCACAGTTCGTCACGGGCGCAAGCAACGGCGGCTTGACGGCCCATCCCGGGGGTGACCGGTGGCGCTGGGAGAGCCGGATCTTCGGGGGCGCATATGACCATGCGCCCGCGCACGAGCGACCCGTCTACGGCGCGCTGAACTTCCGGCGGAAGCCGCTCGGCGGAGCGCCCCGATTCGGCTCCGCGCACTTTCGGCTGACTGATGAGGCTCTCTCGCGAGCCACGTTCTGCTACCCGGACAGCTTCTTCGAACCGTCGGCGTTCGGTGTCGCGGCCAGCATGTCCCTCATGGAGCTGGCTGAGGTCGATAGCCAGGACGCACTCGACGACTACATCGAGGCACAGGTGCACGGGTCACTCGTCCTGAACCATGATGTCGAGGCGTTGGTCCTGGATCCGAGCTATCGAGGAACCGTAGTGGAGGCAGCAGCCCGCGACCTGCCATGCCCACTCGAATGGCACCCAGGGCTCCGGCTTGCCGTCGAAGAACTCGTTCGTCACCCGGACTACCGCGGACAGGAGTACGTCGACCTGGGAACCGAGATCGCCGTTGACGGCTATCTCGATCCGCGGATCATCGGTGACGCCGCACGCACCGGGCTCCATGACCAGCAGGCGCTCAAGAAGGTGTGGCACTGTCTGGCGCGCTTCGGGGAGTCCGAGGAACGCAACGCGTGA
- a CDS encoding IS5 family transposase (programmed frameshift), producing MGRGNLTNREWSLLEPHLPPLGGRGGRWNDHRTVINGILFRVRTGVPWRDLPERYGSWKTVHERHRRWSADGTWDRILHAVQADADLAGRIDWSMIGIDSTSCRAHQHAAGARKARPRIPKKRTTPRHHRPDEELGRSRGGLTCKIHLAGEGGCRPMALLLTPGQWGDAPQMVEVLDRIRVPRPRGGRPRTRPDHVSGDKAYSSRRNRRYLRRRHIRHTIPEPKDQRANRQRRGSSGGRPAGFDRDRYRRRNEVERTINRLKNSRAVATRYDKRAYVFHGTVTAAAIRLWLRQ from the exons ATGGGTCGGGGGAATTTGACGAACCGCGAGTGGTCCTTGCTGGAGCCGCATCTGCCACCTCTGGGTGGCCGGGGCGGCCGGTGGAACGACCACCGCACCGTGATCAACGGGATCCTCTTCCGGGTCCGGACCGGTGTCCCGTGGCGTGACCTGCCGGAACGCTATGGCTCGTGGAAGACCGTCCATGAACGGCATCGCCGCTGGTCGGCGGACGGTACCTGGGACCGGATCCTGCACGCGGTCCAGGCCGACGCCGACCTGGCCGGGCGGATCGACTGGTCGATGATCGGCATCGACTCGACGTCCTGCCGGGCCCATCAGCACGCGGCCGGCGCCCGCAAGGCCCGTCCGCGGATCCCGA AAAAAAGGACGACGCCCCGGCACCACCGCCCCGACGAGGAACTCGGACGGTCCCGGGGCGGCCTGACCTGCAAGATCCACCTCGCCGGCGAAGGCGGTTGCCGCCCCATGGCCCTCCTGCTCACGCCGGGTCAGTGGGGCGACGCCCCGCAGATGGTCGAGGTCCTGGACCGAATCCGGGTCCCCCGGCCACGGGGCGGACGCCCCCGAACCAGGCCCGACCACGTCAGCGGCGACAAGGCATACAGCTCCCGCCGAAACCGCCGCTACCTGCGAAGACGCCACATCCGGCACACGATCCCGGAACCGAAGGACCAGCGGGCCAACCGCCAACGCAGAGGCAGCAGCGGTGGCAGACCCGCCGGCTTCGACCGCGACCGCTACCGGCGCCGCAACGAGGTCGAGCGGACCATCAACCGGCTCAAGAACTCCCGCGCGGTCGCCACTCGTTACGACAAGCGGGCCTACGTCTTCCACGGCACCGTCACCGCCGCCGCGATCCGACTCTGGCTCCGCCAGTGA
- a CDS encoding ArsR/SmtB family transcription factor — protein sequence MVERPEKRVLTGPDLKAFYKALSNPVRRDILSYLGEHGEANSTSVAKALGESTGTTSYHLRKLADLKLIAEIEERSTGRERWWKSLMTDIFTPPGLELTADEREAAVKIGALKMTHDLNLVVSAYAGYDSSAGWNQIYRAGLRMTKEQVATFVEEYQTLLRKYLTEPGDHPPDSRHMAVRLVVVPDESPRPALPTEPDGD from the coding sequence ATGGTCGAGCGCCCCGAGAAGAGAGTGCTCACCGGCCCGGACCTCAAAGCCTTCTACAAGGCACTGTCCAACCCGGTGCGCCGCGACATCCTGAGCTACCTCGGCGAGCACGGTGAAGCGAACTCCACCAGCGTCGCCAAGGCCCTCGGTGAAAGCACCGGCACCACCAGTTACCACCTGCGCAAACTTGCCGACCTCAAGCTGATTGCTGAGATCGAGGAGCGGTCCACCGGCCGGGAACGCTGGTGGAAGTCACTCATGACGGACATCTTCACGCCGCCGGGCCTGGAGTTGACGGCCGACGAACGCGAGGCCGCGGTGAAAATCGGCGCCCTCAAGATGACCCACGACCTGAACCTGGTCGTGAGCGCATACGCCGGGTACGACTCCTCCGCGGGCTGGAACCAGATCTACCGCGCTGGATTGCGGATGACGAAGGAGCAGGTCGCCACATTCGTTGAGGAGTACCAGACACTTCTACGCAAATACCTGACGGAGCCCGGTGACCACCCACCCGACTCACGGCACATGGCCGTACGCCTGGTAGTTGTGCCCGACGAGAGCCCCCGGCCCGCCCTGCCAACTGAGCCGGACGGCGATTAG
- a CDS encoding Mu transposase domain-containing protein, producing the protein MPLPDELCETGRVFTPRVDRYGQIPVRTNRYSVPIRLIGKRVRVVLHASHLVVYDQNVEVARHERLIAKGAVRLDLDHYLEVLLHRPRTGPLRRQVHLGPRRLVGPGPQDPRRARRHPGSDRGPPAGASSAPRACRRRPGRGLAGRGHDR; encoded by the coding sequence ATGCCGCTGCCCGACGAACTGTGCGAGACCGGAAGGGTGTTCACGCCACGAGTCGACCGCTATGGACAGATCCCGGTCCGCACCAACCGCTACTCGGTCCCGATCCGGCTGATCGGCAAACGCGTGCGGGTCGTCCTGCACGCTTCCCACCTGGTGGTTTACGACCAGAACGTGGAAGTGGCCCGTCATGAACGGCTGATCGCGAAGGGCGCCGTCCGCCTGGACCTGGACCACTACCTGGAGGTCCTGCTCCACCGCCCTCGAACAGGCCCGCTCCGCCGACAGGTTCACCTCGGTCCACGACGCCTGGTGGGACCAGGCCCGCAAGATCCACGGCGAGCGCGACGGCACCCGGGCTCTGATCGAGGTCCTCCTGCTGGGGCGTCATCTGCCCCACGAGCATGTCGTCGCCGGCCTGGCCGCGGCCTTGCGGGCCGGGGCCATGACCGCTGA
- a CDS encoding HAD-IA family hydrolase yields MSNRRTGLILDFGGVLTSPLLPAVLAFEQREGLPQGACLTALYKDKEGVRITSDLERGVVSQNEWNEFAGRMLDVPADNLMGRIFGTLRPEPLLIDAAAAARRAGIKVAILSNSVGLTPWDLYAGYELERLYDVVVISEQHLMRKPDRELFEVTLKLMDLPAEQTVFVDDTEAYVQAAKPLGIAGVHNQDPKQTVATLSELLGVDLTAS; encoded by the coding sequence ATGTCCAACCGCCGCACCGGCCTCATCCTCGATTTTGGGGGCGTCCTTACCAGCCCTCTGCTGCCCGCAGTGCTCGCCTTTGAGCAGCGCGAGGGGCTTCCGCAGGGCGCCTGTCTGACGGCCCTTTATAAGGACAAGGAGGGGGTTCGGATAACCAGCGATCTTGAGCGCGGCGTGGTTTCCCAGAACGAGTGGAACGAGTTCGCCGGCAGGATGCTGGATGTGCCGGCTGACAACTTGATGGGGCGCATTTTCGGCACCCTGCGCCCTGAGCCGCTGCTGATCGACGCAGCAGCGGCGGCACGCCGGGCCGGTATCAAGGTGGCCATCTTGTCCAACTCGGTGGGGTTGACCCCTTGGGACCTGTACGCCGGCTACGAACTTGAGCGGCTGTACGACGTCGTGGTGATCTCCGAGCAGCACCTGATGCGCAAGCCCGATCGCGAACTCTTCGAGGTCACCCTCAAGCTCATGGATCTGCCGGCCGAGCAGACTGTCTTCGTAGACGACACCGAAGCGTACGTTCAGGCAGCAAAGCCTCTCGGCATCGCGGGGGTACACAACCAGGACCCCAAGCAGACGGTAGCCACTCTCTCCGAGCTGCTCGGCGTGGACCTCACCGCGTCTTAA
- a CDS encoding MAB_1171c family putative transporter, with protein sequence MTLIAIWRFPAVRYGDSHRRALWGGYAGFAIALCLYTPAAMDAVDGIPVVDLSALLRHFASTAAIVAALTYVATSYGKSAETVVPRHVEVSRWIARASYKAGTIGVILLTVLFFTVVDRGGPSQNFLIDHAGQWGVAVYMSVFYFFPLVTTAVCGYQWTRAALQVESASMRIGLGLMGIAMWMGLAHTAARVTILWAAVAFPVSPSMVRFLVDATSIWMDLLFLIVAVGASIPTTRAAAAQWNDWRTLYRIYPLWFDLVEAFPGTSLYPPGRRLAELMQIRVPIDVRLDRWTQDIADACEKLRYYTPRDLMFAAEDITVSHPDPEPAAEAYWIKAGLQAADSAPASPYAVSLLREKPFVDTDSEAAWQARVSTVYSHITTDQARHVLLHSARLEYESDR encoded by the coding sequence ATGACTTTGATCGCCATATGGAGATTCCCTGCCGTTCGGTACGGTGATTCTCACCGCAGGGCGCTCTGGGGTGGTTATGCGGGATTCGCCATAGCTCTATGTCTTTACACGCCGGCGGCAATGGATGCGGTGGATGGAATTCCCGTCGTGGACCTGAGCGCCCTGCTCCGGCACTTTGCCAGTACTGCGGCAATCGTGGCTGCCCTGACCTACGTCGCCACCAGCTACGGGAAGAGCGCGGAGACAGTCGTGCCACGGCATGTAGAGGTCTCCCGTTGGATCGCCCGTGCATCCTATAAGGCGGGGACGATTGGTGTCATTCTGCTCACGGTCCTATTTTTCACCGTGGTGGACCGAGGCGGGCCGAGTCAAAATTTCCTCATCGACCACGCTGGACAATGGGGAGTCGCGGTCTACATGAGCGTTTTTTATTTTTTCCCGCTTGTTACGACCGCCGTTTGTGGCTACCAGTGGACGAGGGCGGCGCTACAGGTCGAAAGCGCAAGCATGCGTATTGGGTTGGGATTGATGGGGATTGCAATGTGGATGGGGCTGGCCCATACGGCGGCCCGCGTCACTATTCTTTGGGCTGCGGTGGCTTTTCCCGTAAGCCCTTCCATGGTGCGATTCCTTGTGGATGCCACATCGATATGGATGGATCTACTCTTCCTTATCGTTGCCGTAGGTGCAAGCATCCCCACCACCCGCGCGGCGGCGGCCCAGTGGAATGATTGGCGCACGCTGTACAGGATTTATCCACTCTGGTTTGACCTGGTGGAGGCTTTTCCTGGGACGAGCCTGTATCCGCCTGGGCGGCGTCTCGCAGAACTCATGCAGATACGCGTCCCCATCGATGTCCGCCTGGATCGGTGGACTCAGGATATTGCTGACGCATGCGAGAAGCTGCGATATTACACTCCACGAGACTTGATGTTCGCGGCAGAAGACATTACCGTCTCGCATCCCGACCCCGAGCCAGCTGCAGAGGCGTACTGGATTAAGGCCGGACTCCAGGCCGCTGACTCTGCACCCGCCAGTCCGTACGCCGTATCCCTCCTGAGAGAGAAACCGTTCGTTGACACCGACAGCGAAGCGGCGTGGCAAGCGCGAGTCAGTACGGTTTACTCGCACATCACCACGGATCAGGCCCGGCATGTCCTCCTCCACTCCGCAAGGTTGGAATACGAATCGGATCGGTAG
- a CDS encoding ATP-binding protein produces MSQAPPPRDTLTLADTPNAVGLARLHAANVLSHWGVSAEVVETVKLIVSELTTNAVRHPEKKEGEEVSLYSSHFDVQTFELALEMFRDAVRVSVWDRDVRPPVLTEPGVEATSGRGILIVAVMSSRWGHYPARGRAGKVVWAEAGLSPVSCAGESERLERPPGRPPSIGRRRRRLRPDEAHPADIQLARKIRDAILSGRHRAVMPLSIQRSGLYACRIARVCRPPLAEGLLVRQDEPEGRRVYVALPVPGEDNPGQIEDYALIGDQRASALVRRDGASTGCVCAGSTPTPSSPACWAPAENGFWQLAPVHPAGLLRARPGAPVRGRLDGPGDRVGHRGRVDRAAESRTRHAAVPLCSNLSSNPRQLEPFMPHLSKSQAISSDGAVGAARLLQLERVALANGVPVEDVLLIAVNLYGITSDQDRHRARVNLRLVSRPDVPWQIIVPLNRPASPFRLRGDELSLNGEVVAHVERIDADEAVGGYFRNDGRAATLNPNARSRCVGCGWCPNTLEAAADPRLQEEQGLDDLLRALGEQHPRHNLAELTEVTVSTGCFEREGAAIAHLTALRPALERAGVSARIGFLTSVLRSDKAFGTIASQVSPFVLRLTVEHFTRRAALMKSTKADLRPEQMPDLLARARAAGLDTSYTYIVGLDPMDDLVRGVNALAGVVSAFPNFQVFQAHTVMMQGMRTIESMSGRQIRLVPLDDPDGGLGAACGLRVKAPELTIILYRRRPSRNQTEHIILHEIAHEWMDHGASLTGAEIERYVPEQIRQEVLRRFPSALVQARVDFDSLEEKQAELSASLIKRLARRQAIAGDDVISLLEYSLAHPVAAPRRRRQP; encoded by the coding sequence ATGTCCCAGGCACCACCCCCGCGAGACACGCTCACGCTGGCCGACACGCCCAACGCTGTGGGTCTGGCGCGGCTGCACGCCGCCAACGTCCTCTCCCACTGGGGCGTGTCGGCCGAGGTCGTGGAGACGGTGAAGCTCATCGTTTCGGAGCTGACCACGAATGCGGTACGTCACCCCGAGAAGAAGGAAGGCGAGGAGGTCTCTTTGTACTCCTCGCACTTCGACGTGCAGACGTTCGAGCTGGCCCTGGAGATGTTCCGTGACGCCGTTAGGGTCTCCGTGTGGGACCGCGACGTGAGGCCGCCTGTGCTGACGGAGCCCGGGGTCGAGGCGACGAGCGGACGAGGGATCCTCATCGTCGCGGTGATGAGCAGTCGCTGGGGCCACTACCCGGCTCGGGGCAGGGCCGGCAAGGTGGTGTGGGCCGAGGCTGGCCTGAGCCCTGTGAGCTGCGCCGGTGAGAGCGAGCGATTAGAACGGCCCCCGGGCCGACCTCCGTCGATCGGGCGTAGACGGAGGCGTCTGCGCCCGGACGAGGCACACCCGGCGGACATCCAGCTCGCGCGCAAGATCCGTGACGCGATCCTCTCCGGCCGCCACCGGGCCGTCATGCCGCTGTCGATCCAGCGGAGCGGTCTCTATGCCTGCCGCATAGCCCGGGTGTGCCGACCCCCGCTCGCCGAGGGTCTCCTCGTCCGCCAGGACGAGCCCGAAGGCCGCCGCGTCTACGTCGCCTTACCCGTGCCGGGCGAGGACAACCCCGGGCAGATCGAGGACTATGCCCTGATCGGCGACCAGCGGGCCTCGGCTCTGGTTCGGCGAGACGGAGCATCGACTGGCTGCGTCTGCGCCGGTTCGACTCCGACACCGTCTTCGCCCGCCTGCTGGGCACCCGCCGAGAACGGCTTCTGGCAGCTCGCCCCCGTCCACCCGGCCGGCCTCCTCCGCGCCCGTCCCGGTGCGCCGGTACGTGGACGACTCGATGGGCCTGGAGACCGAGTGGGGCACCGAGGCCGGGTGGACCGTGCCGCTGAGAGCCGCACACGGCACGCTGCCGTCCCGCTCTGTAGCAACCTTTCCTCGAATCCACGACAGTTGGAGCCCTTCATGCCGCATCTCTCCAAGAGCCAGGCCATATCCTCGGACGGTGCTGTCGGCGCTGCCCGCCTGCTTCAGCTGGAGCGGGTCGCCCTGGCCAACGGGGTGCCCGTCGAGGACGTGCTGCTGATCGCTGTCAACCTGTACGGGATCACCTCGGACCAGGACCGTCACCGGGCCCGAGTCAACCTGCGCCTCGTGTCCCGTCCCGACGTCCCCTGGCAGATCATCGTCCCGCTGAACCGGCCGGCCAGTCCGTTCCGGCTCCGGGGCGACGAGCTGTCGCTGAACGGTGAGGTGGTCGCGCACGTCGAACGCATCGACGCCGACGAGGCGGTCGGAGGGTATTTCCGCAACGACGGCCGGGCCGCGACCCTTAACCCCAACGCGCGCAGCCGGTGCGTCGGGTGCGGTTGGTGCCCCAACACCCTGGAGGCCGCCGCCGATCCAAGGCTGCAGGAGGAGCAGGGTCTCGATGACCTGCTGCGCGCCCTCGGTGAGCAGCACCCCCGTCACAACCTGGCCGAACTGACCGAGGTCACCGTCTCCACCGGCTGCTTCGAGAGGGAGGGGGCCGCCATCGCTCACCTGACCGCCCTGCGGCCCGCTCTGGAGCGGGCCGGCGTCAGTGCGCGGATCGGCTTCCTGACCTCCGTACTGCGCAGCGACAAGGCGTTCGGGACCATCGCGTCGCAGGTGTCGCCGTTCGTGCTCAGGCTGACCGTCGAGCACTTCACCCGGCGGGCGGCCCTGATGAAGTCCACCAAGGCCGACCTGCGCCCGGAACAGATGCCGGACCTGCTGGCTCGGGCCCGGGCGGCGGGGCTGGACACCTCGTACACGTACATCGTCGGGCTGGACCCGATGGATGACCTCGTGCGCGGGGTGAACGCGTTAGCGGGCGTGGTCAGCGCCTTCCCGAACTTCCAGGTCTTCCAGGCGCACACGGTGATGATGCAGGGCATGCGGACGATAGAGAGCATGTCGGGTCGTCAGATTCGGCTAGTGCCACTGGATGATCCCGACGGGGGTCTGGGTGCGGCATGTGGTCTTCGAGTCAAAGCGCCAGAATTGACGATCATTCTCTATCGGCGTCGTCCGAGTCGTAACCAAACTGAGCACATTATCCTCCATGAGATCGCGCACGAATGGATGGACCACGGGGCCTCCCTGACGGGCGCCGAGATTGAGCGATACGTCCCTGAACAGATTCGCCAGGAAGTCCTTCGACGTTTCCCGTCGGCTCTGGTGCAAGCGCGCGTAGATTTTGACAGCCTGGAGGAGAAGCAGGCCGAGCTTTCGGCCTCATTGATAAAACGACTGGCACGCCGCCAGGCGATCGCAGGGGATGATGTGATCAGCCTTCTGGAGTATTCGCTTGCTCACCCAGTTGCTGCACCGCGGCGTCGACGCCAGCCGTAA
- a CDS encoding DUF6082 family protein → MVRPVPATVTRAEYRCGTQRPSNSVPVAPTTIGGDGRRYGCRPGRHGHGSAVDGQGGHIATDQTARREATMTSRLLTTAVLSAAAVGVARLVLDRRHHRDHMRLATMEMHHRMLTEESGPELAELYPYLAALTEADRVRFLHCNKRVTFWHLQFRSGLLDEDALHRVAGAFMESAHARAYWQRAAPIQRRGVHGKRGHQFVNAMEDAFHKALRALSEPSDLVGAGA, encoded by the coding sequence ATGGTTCGCCCTGTTCCGGCGACCGTCACGCGTGCCGAATACCGCTGCGGCACTCAGCGGCCCTCGAACTCCGTACCGGTCGCTCCGACAACCATCGGTGGGGACGGTCGCCGGTACGGATGCCGCCCTGGTCGTCACGGTCACGGTTCCGCCGTTGACGGCCAGGGCGGGCACATCGCAACAGACCAGACCGCACGACGAGAGGCCACCATGACATCGAGACTCCTGACCACCGCGGTTTTGTCCGCTGCCGCCGTCGGCGTTGCCCGCCTGGTTCTCGACCGGCGACACCATCGGGACCACATGCGGCTGGCCACCATGGAGATGCACCACAGGATGCTGACGGAGGAGAGCGGCCCGGAACTGGCCGAGCTGTACCCCTACCTCGCCGCGCTCACCGAAGCGGACCGCGTCCGGTTCCTCCACTGCAACAAGCGAGTGACCTTCTGGCACCTTCAGTTCCGGTCCGGACTCCTGGACGAGGACGCGCTGCACCGGGTCGCCGGGGCCTTCATGGAGAGCGCCCACGCGCGCGCGTACTGGCAGCGCGCCGCACCCATCCAGCGCCGAGGAGTCCACGGCAAGCGCGGCCACCAGTTCGTGAACGCCATGGAAGACGCCTTCCACAAGGCGCTGCGGGCCCTGTCCGAACCCAGTGACCTGGTCGGCGCGGGAGCCTAG
- a CDS encoding DUF397 domain-containing protein yields MTHSWVKSSYSSQDGGDCVEWAPTHARAHGIVPVQDSKQPGGPVLMVSAAAWQALIEATWNFEA; encoded by the coding sequence ATGACCCACAGTTGGGTCAAGTCCAGCTACAGCAGCCAGGACGGGGGCGACTGCGTGGAGTGGGCACCGACGCACGCACGGGCCCACGGGATCGTGCCGGTGCAGGACAGCAAGCAGCCGGGCGGTCCCGTACTCATGGTCTCCGCCGCAGCGTGGCAAGCGCTGATCGAGGCCACCTGGAACTTCGAGGCGTAG